In the genome of Nocardia sp. NBC_00416, one region contains:
- a CDS encoding YbaB/EbfC family nucleoid-associated protein has product MAEPEISVAQLSDLFESVQAGMKSIEDMQREWALLTAAGTAARGLVTVSINAEGAVIETRFADDIDELSYSEIAEAVTAAARAAMTEMRRKTAELMAPLHEHDARIGSLSELAPGVPDIVDLIPAPPQVSTAPPGSPERLSKEADAVEFSDTEQVDRDPRTSRVTESGW; this is encoded by the coding sequence ATGGCCGAGCCGGAGATATCGGTGGCACAGCTGTCGGATCTGTTCGAGTCCGTACAGGCCGGTATGAAGTCCATCGAGGACATGCAGCGCGAGTGGGCGTTGCTGACGGCGGCCGGGACGGCCGCGCGTGGGCTGGTCACCGTGTCGATCAACGCCGAGGGCGCCGTGATCGAGACCCGCTTCGCCGATGATATCGATGAACTGAGTTATTCCGAGATCGCTGAAGCCGTGACTGCCGCCGCCCGGGCCGCTATGACGGAAATGCGTCGGAAGACAGCGGAATTGATGGCACCGCTGCACGAGCACGACGCACGGATCGGGAGCCTTTCCGAACTCGCTCCCGGCGTTCCGGACATCGTCGACCTGATTCCCGCACCACCCCAGGTCTCGACTGCGCCGCCCGGTTCGCCGGAACGGCTGTCGAAAGAGGCCGACGCCGTGGAATTCTCCGATACCGAGCAGGTCGATCGCGATCCCCGGACGTCCAGGGTGACCGAATCGGGTTGGTGA
- the efeB gene encoding iron uptake transporter deferrochelatase/peroxidase subunit: MSPDRESRAPRGRGGITRRGLIGSAGVGVVAAGAGMVAGRVSAAEPAPPDTVPFRGDHQAGIVTAAQDRLHFAVFDVHTDSRAELVELLQTWTGMAERMTEGGEAFIDGAVGAGSYNPPTDTGEALDLSPARLTLTIGFGPSLFADAQGRDRFGIGARRPAALTDLPRFTGDALDPGRSGGDIAVQACADDPQVAVHAIRNLARAGFGTVSVRWSQLGFGRTSSTTTGQVTPRNLLGFKDGTRNIRAEDREAVDKFVWVDRGDDQAWMSGGSYLVARRIRMLIEPWDRTSLREQERVIGRTKGSGAPLGGRDEFDELDLQSSGPSGPLVDTDAHVRLASAEELGGIEILRRGYNFTDGSDGFGHLDAGLFFIAYCRNPLTQFVPMQNNLARNDALNEYIQHVGSAVFACPGGLGSQDYWGSALFGG, translated from the coding sequence TTGTCGCCGGATCGTGAATCACGCGCCCCACGCGGCCGCGGCGGCATCACCCGCCGCGGTTTGATCGGGTCGGCGGGAGTCGGTGTCGTCGCGGCCGGCGCCGGTATGGTGGCCGGCCGTGTCTCGGCTGCGGAACCGGCACCGCCGGACACCGTGCCGTTCCGCGGCGATCACCAGGCCGGAATCGTCACAGCCGCGCAGGATCGGCTGCACTTCGCGGTATTCGACGTGCACACCGATTCCCGCGCCGAACTGGTCGAGCTGCTGCAGACCTGGACGGGGATGGCCGAGCGGATGACCGAGGGCGGGGAGGCGTTCATCGACGGCGCGGTCGGCGCGGGATCCTACAACCCGCCGACCGATACCGGCGAAGCGCTCGACCTGTCCCCGGCGCGGTTGACATTGACGATCGGATTCGGACCGTCGCTGTTCGCCGACGCCCAGGGCCGCGACCGGTTCGGAATCGGCGCCCGCAGACCCGCCGCGCTGACCGATCTGCCGAGGTTCACCGGCGACGCCCTCGACCCCGGTCGCAGTGGTGGCGATATCGCTGTTCAGGCGTGCGCCGACGATCCGCAGGTAGCGGTCCACGCGATTCGGAATCTGGCCCGCGCGGGGTTCGGCACGGTGTCGGTGCGCTGGTCGCAGCTGGGTTTCGGGCGCACCTCCTCGACCACTACCGGTCAGGTGACCCCGCGCAACCTGCTCGGATTCAAGGACGGCACCCGCAATATCCGAGCCGAGGATCGCGAGGCCGTCGACAAGTTCGTCTGGGTCGATCGCGGCGACGATCAGGCGTGGATGTCGGGCGGCTCGTATCTGGTGGCACGTCGTATCCGGATGCTCATCGAACCCTGGGATCGCACCAGCCTGCGCGAGCAGGAGCGGGTGATCGGTCGCACGAAGGGCAGCGGCGCGCCCCTCGGCGGGCGCGACGAGTTCGACGAGCTGGATCTGCAGTCGTCGGGCCCGTCCGGTCCGCTGGTCGACACCGACGCCCATGTGCGGCTGGCCTCGGCCGAGGAACTCGGTGGTATCGAGATCCTGCGCCGCGGCTACAACTTCACCGACGGCTCGGACGGATTCGGCCACCTCGACGCCGGTTTGTTCTTCATCGCCTACTGTCGCAACCCGCTCACCCAGTTCGTACCCATGCAGAACAACCTGGCCCGCAACGACGCGCTCAACGAGTACATCCAACACGTCGGGTCGGCGGTTTTCGCGTGTCCCGGCGGGCTGGGATCTCAGGACTATTGGGGCTCGGCCCTGTTCGGCGGGTAG
- the efeO gene encoding iron uptake system protein EfeO, with translation MISVGLALTLPVLLASCTSKSDSAAGDIAVTADDSSCVVARESAETGTVTFRIANNGSKVSEFYVYGTGDRVIGEVENIGPGLTRQLIVAVPDPGTYQTACKPGMVGDGIRHDFTVTGPAQQRDESGKLAEAADGYKRYLVSQVTALQETAKTFVAAIEAGDIASAKKQYPLTRTYYERIEPVAESFPNDLDPRLDLREADLAAGDAWTGFHRLEKDLWARGPQPDTNRIADQLLADIEELVAGVSAADYSIDPVQVAGGAQTLLDEIARTKITGEEDTFSHTDLWDFQANVDGSQAAIASLRPVLDERNADLGAQIDRRFAELDSELAQYRNGDAYVGYETVGDAQRGVLSRRIDALSAVVSQVQGVVAGS, from the coding sequence ATGATCTCGGTCGGCCTCGCGTTGACCCTGCCGGTGCTGCTGGCGTCGTGCACGAGTAAATCCGATTCGGCGGCGGGTGATATCGCGGTCACCGCCGACGATTCCTCGTGCGTGGTCGCTCGCGAGTCCGCCGAAACGGGGACGGTGACGTTCCGGATCGCGAACAACGGCAGCAAGGTCAGCGAGTTCTATGTCTACGGAACCGGGGACCGTGTCATCGGCGAGGTCGAGAACATCGGTCCCGGCCTGACCCGGCAGTTGATCGTCGCGGTGCCCGACCCGGGCACGTATCAGACGGCCTGTAAACCCGGCATGGTCGGCGACGGGATCCGCCACGATTTCACCGTGACCGGTCCCGCGCAGCAGCGCGACGAATCGGGGAAACTGGCCGAAGCGGCGGACGGCTACAAGCGTTACCTGGTCAGCCAGGTGACCGCGTTGCAGGAAACGGCGAAGACGTTCGTCGCGGCGATCGAGGCCGGTGATATCGCGTCCGCGAAGAAGCAGTACCCGCTGACCCGCACCTACTACGAACGTATCGAACCGGTCGCGGAGAGCTTCCCGAACGATCTGGATCCGCGGCTGGACCTGCGCGAAGCCGATCTGGCCGCGGGCGACGCATGGACGGGATTCCATCGGCTGGAGAAGGACCTGTGGGCGCGGGGGCCGCAGCCGGATACGAACCGGATCGCCGACCAGCTGCTCGCCGATATCGAGGAATTGGTGGCCGGGGTGAGCGCCGCGGACTATTCGATCGATCCGGTGCAGGTGGCCGGGGGTGCGCAGACACTGCTCGACGAGATCGCGCGCACCAAGATCACTGGAGAAGAGGACACCTTCTCCCATACCGATCTCTGGGATTTCCAGGCCAATGTCGACGGCTCCCAGGCGGCGATCGCGAGTCTGCGCCCCGTACTCGATGAGCGCAACGCCGACCTCGGCGCCCAGATCGACCGCCGTTTCGCCGAACTCGACAGCGAACTGGCGCAGTACCGCAACGGGGACGCGTACGTCGGCTACGAGACTGTCGGCGACGCGCAGCGCGGGGTGCTCTCGCGTCGCATCGACGCCCTGTCCGCGGTGGTGAGTCAGGTACAAGGCGTTGTCGCCGGATCGTGA
- the efeU gene encoding iron uptake transporter permease EfeU has protein sequence MVERAFASDAPSVAAQLFGSGLIGVREGLETGIVVMILVAFLVKSQRRESLKWVAVGVGAAVAMVVAIFAGIHYGTSTVTGVAAELISGLASLAAVVIVTWMVLWMRSAARSISGELRAGLSRALSVGPTAVVTLAFLAVGREGVETALLMVGYAENTSGGQWPLIGLLAGIATAAVVTVAMYRGAVRIDFATFFTFTGALLIIVAAGILAYGVRALQTADWLPGLSRHAFDISSWFSMSSWYGTVAQGIFNFRADPTILQVTAWILYVIVVLALFLRPARATDPTGGNPSSTSAAASP, from the coding sequence GTGGTCGAGCGTGCGTTCGCTTCCGACGCGCCATCGGTGGCGGCCCAGCTGTTCGGGAGCGGCCTGATCGGTGTCCGTGAGGGACTCGAAACCGGGATCGTGGTCATGATCCTGGTCGCTTTCCTGGTGAAGTCGCAGCGCCGCGAGTCGCTGAAGTGGGTGGCGGTGGGAGTCGGCGCCGCCGTCGCGATGGTCGTGGCGATCTTCGCCGGCATCCACTACGGCACCTCCACCGTGACCGGCGTGGCCGCGGAGTTGATCTCCGGGCTCGCGTCGCTGGCCGCTGTCGTGATCGTCACCTGGATGGTGCTGTGGATGCGTTCGGCGGCCCGGTCGATATCGGGGGAATTGCGGGCCGGGCTGTCGCGTGCGCTGAGCGTCGGACCGACCGCGGTGGTGACGCTGGCGTTCCTCGCGGTGGGGCGCGAAGGTGTCGAAACCGCGCTGTTGATGGTCGGTTACGCGGAGAACACGAGCGGCGGTCAATGGCCGTTGATCGGGTTGCTGGCGGGGATCGCGACCGCCGCGGTGGTGACGGTGGCGATGTATCGGGGCGCGGTTCGGATCGACTTCGCGACCTTTTTCACGTTCACCGGCGCACTGTTGATCATCGTGGCCGCGGGAATCCTCGCCTACGGTGTCCGCGCCCTGCAGACAGCGGACTGGTTGCCCGGGCTGTCGCGGCACGCGTTCGACATCTCGTCGTGGTTCTCGATGTCGAGCTGGTACGGCACCGTCGCGCAGGGCATCTTCAACTTCCGTGCGGACCCGACGATCCTGCAGGTCACCGCGTGGATCCTGTACGTGATCGTGGTTCTGGCGCTGTTCTTGCGACCGGCGCGGGCTACCGATCCGACCGGGGGGAATCCATCCTCGACATCTGCCGCGGCGTCGCCGTAG
- a CDS encoding SRPBCC family protein, which translates to MTSDAELDPAAVEIGSFFPQPPNAVWRALTDPDRLEQWLMRSTGFAPAIGTHFIFAVPTRPGGEIACEVLALRPAEQITFTWVDLRATHPARWVVDWTVSAQGRGTRLLLTQTGFDIDNRRQKMARNAMERGWKASLTRLREMLDRAEP; encoded by the coding sequence GTGACCTCTGATGCGGAACTCGACCCCGCCGCGGTCGAGATCGGCAGCTTCTTCCCACAACCCCCGAATGCCGTCTGGCGGGCACTGACCGACCCGGATCGGCTCGAACAATGGCTGATGCGGTCGACCGGATTCGCTCCCGCGATCGGCACGCACTTCATTTTCGCGGTACCCACCCGGCCGGGCGGTGAGATCGCCTGCGAAGTCCTGGCGCTGCGGCCGGCCGAGCAGATCACCTTCACCTGGGTCGACCTGCGCGCGACGCACCCCGCACGGTGGGTGGTCGACTGGACGGTCAGCGCGCAGGGTCGCGGTACCCGGCTCCTACTGACGCAGACCGGGTTCGATATCGACAACCGCCGCCAGAAGATGGCCCGCAACGCCATGGAGCGCGGTTGGAAGGCGTCGCTCACCCGGTTACGCGAGATGCTCGACCGCGCGGAGCCGTGA
- a CDS encoding haloacid dehalogenase, whose amino-acid sequence MRVTILLLASVALAALLAPAQTIADPSVAADDGWIAVSPEFVPDDHRRAPYLGNGAFGTVVPPTGAGYQDYGSGDRTSWPLLEPRYTGTFAAGFYARTGDGLTFDQVIAALPAWTGLTVSVGEHSYAPGVDPATLSGYRQTLDYRAATVTTAVTWTPDSGRRIDLLFQTFLSRARPNLGVQRLTLTPHFTGTVGVTDLLDGAAARRTTPLAAESDPAGYRTTVGVRARNDVGTAYEVSAFRTPGGAPAEPVPSSGSTAGLRVTEPVIAGRASTFTKYVGLASTADSRDPTAAARAASEAGLAAGFDTLYAEHAADWQRLWQPSIEIPGRPDYRTWIRAALYSVLASVRPGQRWSIPPAGLSSDDYAGMIFWDADTWIFPALLALHPELARTVVDMRVAALPRALANARAFGMPGALYPWNNGPDQNCLTPLKCGLDQTHLENEIALAQWFYYRATGDDEWLRTSGAPVITAIADYLVARTGPRFPDGKYHFAPATGADEYAIATVDHTLTNVGIVNTMRLARAAAELTGRPVDPRWADIADHMSLPGDIAPGVPTEYLGYGGQQIKQADVVLLSYPYTHSAPDYSPAATMHYYFPRTDPDGPNMSSSVGAILAARYDRCATQRYLDRAVAPYSRGPFHFQAEAPGDIAGRNAGQPAWVFLTGAAGFLHALLYGPTGLRWTAGAPRLDPMLPDGFAEGMTVRGLRVGAATVTVDIRSEGTTVALLAGPAVTFDTPDGPRTVTPGEPLRLPTHPACP is encoded by the coding sequence ATGCGTGTCACGATCCTGCTCCTCGCGAGTGTGGCGCTGGCGGCACTGCTGGCCCCCGCGCAGACGATCGCCGATCCATCCGTCGCCGCCGACGACGGATGGATCGCGGTGTCCCCGGAGTTCGTACCCGACGATCATCGGCGGGCGCCGTATCTGGGCAACGGCGCCTTCGGGACCGTAGTTCCGCCGACCGGGGCGGGCTACCAGGATTACGGGTCCGGCGACCGGACCTCGTGGCCGCTCCTGGAGCCCCGCTACACCGGTACGTTCGCCGCGGGATTCTATGCGCGCACCGGTGACGGACTCACCTTCGACCAGGTGATCGCGGCACTTCCGGCCTGGACGGGCCTGACCGTATCCGTGGGCGAGCACAGCTATGCCCCTGGTGTCGATCCCGCCACGCTCTCCGGGTATCGGCAGACCTTGGACTACCGCGCCGCGACCGTCACCACCGCCGTCACCTGGACTCCGGACTCCGGTCGGCGGATCGACCTGCTGTTCCAGACGTTCCTGTCCCGCGCCCGGCCGAACCTCGGCGTCCAACGCCTCACCTTGACACCGCATTTCACCGGTACCGTCGGTGTCACCGACCTGCTCGACGGGGCGGCGGCCCGGCGGACGACACCGCTGGCCGCCGAATCCGACCCGGCCGGTTATCGGACGACGGTCGGCGTGCGGGCCCGCAACGACGTCGGCACCGCCTACGAGGTGTCGGCCTTCCGGACACCGGGCGGCGCGCCGGCCGAGCCGGTGCCGAGCTCGGGCAGCACCGCGGGTCTGCGGGTGACCGAGCCTGTCATCGCCGGCCGGGCGTCCACATTCACCAAGTACGTCGGGCTGGCGTCCACTGCCGATAGCCGGGATCCGACCGCCGCGGCCCGTGCGGCGTCGGAAGCGGGACTGGCCGCCGGTTTCGACACCCTGTACGCCGAGCATGCCGCCGACTGGCAGCGGCTCTGGCAGCCGTCGATCGAGATCCCGGGTCGCCCGGACTACCGGACCTGGATCAGGGCCGCCCTGTACTCGGTGCTCGCCAGCGTGCGCCCGGGACAGCGGTGGTCGATTCCGCCGGCGGGACTGTCCTCCGACGACTACGCCGGCATGATCTTCTGGGACGCCGACACCTGGATATTCCCGGCCTTGCTCGCGCTGCATCCCGAGCTGGCCCGGACCGTGGTCGACATGCGTGTCGCCGCGCTACCCCGGGCATTGGCCAACGCCCGGGCTTTCGGGATGCCCGGTGCACTCTATCCCTGGAACAACGGCCCGGACCAGAACTGCCTCACGCCGCTCAAATGCGGTCTGGATCAGACTCATCTGGAGAACGAGATAGCGCTCGCCCAGTGGTTCTACTATCGGGCCACCGGGGACGACGAGTGGCTGCGCACCTCCGGCGCGCCGGTCATCACCGCGATCGCCGATTACCTCGTCGCCCGTACCGGGCCGCGATTCCCGGACGGGAAATATCATTTCGCCCCCGCCACCGGCGCCGACGAATACGCCATCGCGACCGTCGACCACACCCTCACCAATGTGGGCATCGTCAACACCATGCGCCTCGCGCGTGCCGCCGCGGAACTCACCGGCCGTCCCGTCGATCCGCGCTGGGCCGATATCGCCGACCATATGTCCCTGCCCGGTGATATCGCCCCCGGCGTGCCCACCGAATACCTGGGATACGGCGGCCAGCAGATCAAACAGGCCGACGTCGTACTGCTCAGCTATCCGTACACCCATTCCGCGCCGGACTATTCGCCCGCGGCGACCATGCACTACTACTTCCCGCGCACCGATCCCGATGGTCCGAATATGAGTAGCAGCGTGGGCGCGATCCTCGCCGCTCGATACGACCGCTGCGCCACCCAGCGGTATCTCGACCGCGCCGTGGCCCCCTACAGCAGAGGCCCGTTCCACTTCCAGGCGGAGGCCCCGGGGGATATCGCCGGGCGGAACGCGGGTCAGCCCGCATGGGTCTTCCTCACCGGCGCCGCCGGTTTCCTGCATGCGTTGCTGTACGGGCCCACCGGGCTGCGATGGACCGCCGGCGCTCCGCGACTCGACCCGATGCTGCCGGACGGTTTCGCCGAGGGAATGACCGTTCGCGGGTTGCGCGTCGGCGCCGCCACCGTGACCGTGGATATCCGGTCCGAGGGCACCACCGTTGCCCTTCTCGCCGGTCCCGCCGTCACCTTCGATACGCCGGACGGTCCCCGAACCGTCACCCCTGGTGAGCCGTTGCGGCTGCCCACCCACCCCGCTTGCCCTTGA